A window of Aurantibacillus circumpalustris genomic DNA:
GTTCAAAAGTTTGACGGGTCATCTTAGCAAAATTCTATAATCATTGGTATTCAATGTGTCTAAAGGTACTTATCTTCACTTCCATATCAAAAAACGACTCTGAATAATTCGTTTTAATATTTGCTTTAAGTATGCTTTTTGAGTATTTTTGCACCCTTAATAATAAAAAATGACAGGAAATATTACATTTACAATGATTAAACCTGATGCTGTTGAAGCCAACAACATTGGTCCTATTTTAGCTATGATAAACAAAGCCGGATTTAATATTTTGGCAATGAAATACATGCGTTTAACAAAAGAGCAAGCTGGTCAGTTTTATGCTGTTCACAAAGAACGCCCTTTCTATGGTGAGCTTACAGAATATATGAGTAGTGGGCCTATTGTTGCAGCTATATTAACTAAACCAAATGCAGTTGCTGATTACCGCCAATTAATTGGAGCTACTGATCCAACCAAAGCAGACGAAGGAACAATTCGTAAAGTTTTTGCAAAATCAATTGCTGCTAACGCTGTACACGGTAGTGATAGCAATGAAAACGCTCAAATAGAATCCAATTTTTTCTTTTCTGAACTCGAAAGATTCTAATTGTTAAAACTTATAAGTATTGAATCCTCTTGTTATTCTAAAAAACAAGAGGATTTTTTATTTTACCAAAGATGTTCAGAAAACAACCAGTTTTAAAGAAAAGCTGCTTTTTTATAAAAAAGTGCCCAAAAGCATTTTGTTTTATGAATAAAATTGAACAAATTTGTTAAAATTTACAAATCTTTAAATCAACATCATTTTGATATGATAAATTATATGTCACAAAGAATTACTAAAGTTTTAGCCCTTATTGCTTTAAGCGGATTAACTGGCCTTTTGAATGCACAAACAATGAAATGGAAACCTGCTGGACCCATATACAATGCCGGTAGAGCCCGAAACATTATTGTTGATCAAAGCGACTCTAAAGTGCTCTATGTTGGAAGCGCATCCAGTGGTATCTTCAAATCAAAAAATGGAGGGATAAAATGGTACCCCCTTAACGATCAGGCTGTGGTAAGAAACATAAGTTACTTAGCCCAAGGGTCTGATGGTACAATTTATGTTGGAACTGGTGAAGGTTTTTTAAGGCCTGGGCAAAAGGCCAAGGCTCAAGTTGGTACAGGTTTATACAAATTAAACCAAGCTGATTCTTCTTTAACTTTGCTAGTATCAAGTAGCGTTGTAGGAACTGAGATAAATCGTGTTGCCTGTAGTCCTTCTAATGCAAATTATGTTGCTTTGGCCACCAACCTTGGTATTTTTGTGTCGAGCAATGGTGGAGGTGCTTTTACACAGGTTAGTTTGCCACAAGCACCTTCTGGTTCAGGAGTTTCAGGACAAGACGTTAAATTTAACTCAAATGGAATACTCTACTGCTCTATTGGTTCTTATGCTGGAACGACTTCATCTTTATCAATTAGTAAAGTTTATAAGTCAACAGATGCAACAGCTTCTACTTTTACAAATATAACACCTACATCAAGTTTAATTGATGCGAATTATGGCCGTATTGAATTAGCTATAGCGCCTTCTAATCAAGATGTTATTTATGCCTCTTGCGCAAATAACTATGTTGTCCCTAGCTCTGCGACACTGAAAGGTTTATTTGTTTCTTATGATGCGGGTTCTACTTGGGGGTTAATTCTGCAAGGATCTTCCCAGTTAGATCCCCTCTCAAACGGAGGTACTATAGCTTCAGGTGATTACGCACATGTTATAATGGTTGATCCAAATAACAAAGATATTTTATTCTTTGGCGGTTATTCCTTTTATGTGTTTTTTAAAACAGGTGGTACAAACCTGAGCCCAGTGGGTAATTGGGTAAACGCTTCTCAAAGTTTTTTCGCAAATAATCAGTCTTATTTGCATGAAAATATTCACGATATTAAAGTGATACCTGGCGCGCCAAACTCTAAGTATTATTTTGTTACAGACGCAGGAGTATACAGGTCAATCGATCTAAGTTTTGCTAATCAGAATTCATTTCCATCCTACCAGCCTTTTTACAAAGGAATGGTTACTGGACAGTTTAACTCGGTGAGTATCGAAAGGTTTCCAATTGGAAAAAATGTTGGCAATGATACCGCTGGTGTAAAAGTTACCCCGTATTCTGGATTTATTGGCGGGACCGGTGGTAATGGACTTAATTATTATAGTGGTTTAGACACTATTGTTAGTAAAGAATTAAGCTATTTAGACGCGGATGTATATAACTCTGAGTACTCTAAGATTCTCCCAAATGCTGCCTTTGCAAGTAGAGGAGATGGAAGAGTATACAGATCGACCAATATTAAGACATCTCCACCTACAGCTTTAAACTCAAATAAATATACAGGTGTGCTTTCTAAAATATCTCCGACCTCAGAAACTTTTACTAATTATATTGGGTCTACAAGTGGTACAGCATTTAGACTGTGGGAGTATTATGGTCAAACAATCTCCCCTTCTTCAAGCGTTGCTTTAGTTGCACCGGATTCAGTAGTATTCTACAACGATACAATAAGATACCAGGCTTCAATGTCAGGAGTTACAACAGGTCTTGCTGAACTAACTACAAAAACAACTTTTACATTTTCAACCTCAAGGCCAAATCAATATGCCTTGATTGATAGCATTGTTGTAAGAACAGGAACTGTTCAGTTACCAATTACTGGTACATACGCAAATCTTCAAACCCCGTTCCTAGAATCTGATAGTCGAACAATTTACGCGAGAGCAATTGACAAGTCATTTTCATCTATTACCACCACCACCGTGATGCCGTGCATAACGGTTGGAGCATCAACTGTGCCGGTTAATTTCACACTCAACCCCTCAACACTGATAGATAATATTTCTGTCACATTTACCGCGCCTCCTTTTGCAACAAAAACAATCACACAGTACCCTGCAACAGCTACGGGAACGTCTATTGTTGTGCCTGATGCGGCTACTTATTATAGGGTTTTCGCTACCATATTTTACAAATACCAACTTAATGACGTGGTCTCGGTAGTTGATGATAATATTTCAACAAAAACCACTACATATAAATTACCTTTAACTAAAACGACTAATTGGCGCTATGGTTCTTTCCCTGCTCGTACCATAGCTTCTACTTCCGCTTTGTCGGTTACCAGTCCCACTTATGTTTTAATGAACAACTCCAAACTTTTGAGTGGTGATACCGTAAAACAATCCTCTCCGACTTTCACTGTGAAACCATACTCAACCACATCATATACTATTCATGCTTTGGGTGATTATACTTTGAAAGCTATACCGATTGTGTATAAACTAAGTACCGATCCTTTAACCTATACTTTAACTGCACCTATTAATACAAATGTCACATCGCCTGATTATACTCTAAACCCAGGTGCAATTACTCAATCCGCGAATCCTGAATTTACGGTGATGCCTCTGAGCCCATCGCAAACCACTTATACAATTTTATCAGGAACCGGTTCAAATTCCATGTCAACGACATTTACTATTGGCGCACCAATCCTTAGCATTAACCCGTCTGCTAATACGCAATCACTTAGCAGTTCTAACTCTTTTAGTCTCACTGTTAACCCGACGGTAACTACCACTTACACATTATCGCACGCAAGTGGAACAGTAAGTTCATTGGTAACCACAAGTAGTTTACAAACATCCACCATTTCTATCGGTAGTTCTACCTATATAGTTAACCCGACAAATGACATAGGAATAGATGTAACCGATATTAAAGTGAATGTAAAAGGACTTTATACATATACTGTACTAAGTTTAAGTTCAAATACTCTAGCTGGAAGAGATACAAGTAAAGTCTATAAAACCACTGGAGTAAACCCTAATCTTTCCATCGTTACAACAACCGTTGTCACTTTTGGTGACGTTCCATTAAATCCAAATAACCCAACAAAGAAAGCACCAATGATTGCCTCAGCAAGATTGGCAATGATTTTAAGGCATCCTGGTGTCACTGGTGGTGCAGATGCTATTGTTGTCTCTAAAAATCCGTTAGCTTTAAACGACCCTCTTTCTTTTGTTAGAGTGAGTCAAAGTGGTGCTTATTCGGATGATGCTTCTGGTAATCCAACAACAAATGTGGTAAGTTATTCAGATAAACCTACTACTTTGGAATGGAGCAAAAGCGGTACGGAAATATACTTTGCTACCGTTCCTAGTACAACCGCAGCGCCTCAGATTTACAAGTTATATCGTGTTTCACATATAACAACAATCATGGATTTAACGCCTTCATCGTATTCCGGTAAATTTTACACAGATATTTTCACATACACTAATAGCGCTGTTGGTTATTCAACCAATCCAAACCCAGTTTCTCCCTACCGTACAACTTTGATTGGAAGCTTTGATAAACCAATCACCAGTATTAGTGTTAGTAACGATGGGAAAAATTTAGCAGTAACCTTTAATGGCGCATCAACTGGAACAACAGGAACTGTAATGTATAATAAAAACGATGCTTCAAAATCGAACCAAACAAATATTGTTTGGGAAGACAAACAAGGTTCGCTTGCAAATGCAGTTACTTATTGTTCCATGATGGAAAAAGGAAATGACAAAATAGTATTTGTTGGAACAGACAACGGAATGTTTTATACTTCAGATATTACCTCTGGTTCGTGGAGTTCTGTAAATAGTTCATCGACCGATCAATTACCAAAAGTTCAGATCTTTGACATCAAACAACAAATACTTAATCCAGGTGACTGTTATAATTCAGGTCAAATCTATGTTGCAACAAACGGACGTGGAGTTTGGACTACAGGAACTTATTTTACAGCTTATGCTGTAGGTGTTGAAGAAAAACAAAAACCAATTGCGGGTAAAAATCTAAGCCTATACCCAAATCCAACAAATGGTAATGTAAATATTGCTTTTTCAGGTGTTGAAGGGGAAACAGCTATTCTACAAGTTATGGATATCAGCGGTCGCGTAGTGATATCAGAAGATCTTGGGAAGATGACTGGTGGTGATTTTAACCATCAATTTGAAACAAATACACTTAATGCTGGAGTTTATATTGTTAATATTCAAAGTAACGCTAAGGTTAAACGTGTTACTAAACTAATTGTAACGAAATAACAGCTAAATCTTAATAACAAAAAGCTGCTCCTGTTGAGCAGCTTTTTTTTTGACTTAATTTTAAATTATGAAAACCACTGAGGCAGATTCCTTTTACGATAATCTTGAAAAAATGAGCGTTTCAGAATTGCTCATTAACATGAATAAGGAGGATAAAACGGTTCCCAACGCGATTGAAAAAGTTATCCCTCAAATTGAATTGCTTGTAAATCAAATTGTCATAAAGTTAAATAGCGGCGGTAGATTATTCTACATGGGCGCCGGAACAAGTGGAAGACTAGGTATTGTAGACGCTAGTGAATGTCCGCCCACCTATGGAATTGATCACGGGATCGTTATAGGAATTATTGCCGGTGGTGATGAAGCTATTAGAAAAGCTGTAGAATTTGCAGAAGACGATGTCCATCAAGGTTGGCTCGATCTTAAAAAGAACAAGATAAATTCAAAAGATGTTGTGATAGGAATAGCTGCATCAGGCTCAACTCCATATGTTATAGGTGCCTTGCAAGCCTGTAACGAAAATAATATTGTAACCGCATGCATAACTTGCAACCCGAAAAGTGAATTAGCCAAAGTTTCTAAGTTTCCAATTGAAGTTATTGTTGGTCCCGAATTCGTCACAGGCTCCACACGTATGAAAAGTGGCACCGCTCAAAAACTTGTTTTAAATATGATCTCAACTTCTGTAATGATAAAGTTGGGACGAGTTAAAGGAAATAAAATGGTTGACATGCAACTGAGCAACGACAAGCTTGTTGATCGCGGAACGCAAATGCTAATGAAAAATGCTGGCATTAACGATTACGAGGAGGCTAAAAATCTGTTATTAAAACACGGCAGTGTACGAAAGGCAACAGAAGCTTATAAAAAATAAGCCCACTAAAGTAATTTCATTCGCAATCGAAGTTTAGTAATTACCTTTTTTGTGTAGAGTGGAAAGTCTCCATTCATCATCCAACTGTAGTATGAAGGCTCTTTTGCAAACACCTCGACAACTGGTTTATCTTTATGTTTTCCAAAACTAAAAACTTCCTGCCCTTTTTCATTAAATACAATTCTGCCTGCAAGATCAACGTTTTTAGCTCTTGCACTAAAATCACTCAACTTAGAAATATCATTTACAACAGGTTGGTAGGTTTTTCCTTTATCATCCGTCATTTCAAGTCCTTCGTATTTCTCTAATTGCGCTTTAAAAACTTCAAAGGTGGCAACTACATCTGCTTCAGCACTGTGCGCATTCTCCAAAGGTTTATCGCAATAAAATTTGTAAGCCGCCTTTAAATTTCTTGGCTCCATAAAATGGAAAATATTCTGAACGTCTACCAACTTTCTTCCTTCTAAATCAAAATCTACCTCAGCTCTTAAAAACTCTTCTGCTAATAAAGGTATATCATATTTATTTGAATTGTATCCTGCAAAATCAGAATTACCAATAAATCTCAATAATTCAGGCGCCGCTTGCTTAAACGTTATAGCATCTGAAATATCTTTATCATAAATTCCGTGAATCTTTGAAACCACATCTGGTATTGGTATTTCGGGGTTTATTCTTAAAATTTTGGTTTCTGTGGTATTATCTACATTCAGTTTAAGAAGACAAATTTCAACTATCCTATCTGAACCAATGCTAAGACCAGTGGCTTCAATGTCTAAAAAAATAAGTGGTTTATGGAGTTTAATTTTCATGAATTCAATTTAATAAAAATATTTTTATGCAGGCTCTAAATGTTTTAAAACCTCTTCAAGTGGTTTTACTTCCTCAAAAAAAGTATTCAACTTATGAATTATGCCCTCGAGCAAGGAATCTGGGCAAGAGGCGCCACTTGTAATAATAATTTTTATATTTTTTTTATTCGGTAAAAAGTTTTTAGTTGTTAGGATGCTTTTTTTCGAATAATCATAATGCTTAATTGTTTCCTTATCTACTATTTCAGCGGATGATGAAATAAAATAACTCGGAAATTTACGTTCACATAATTCCACCAAATGAGAAGTATTGCTGCTATTATATCCTCCAACAATGATTGCAAGATCGGCATCTGTTTCAAGTAAACCATATGTCGCATCTTGATTTTCGTTGGTAGCGTAACACAGAGTATCCCGTGTATCTGCGTAATGATCGCTTATCGTTTCACTGCCAAACTTCTGCACCATTACCTCTTTAAAAAAATCAGAAATACCCTGCGTTTCTGTCGCAAGCATGGTTGTTTGATTTATCACTCCTAGTTTTTCAAAATGTTTATTTATGTCGAAACCTTTGGTAAATTTTCCTTCA
This region includes:
- a CDS encoding nucleoside-diphosphate kinase codes for the protein MTGNITFTMIKPDAVEANNIGPILAMINKAGFNILAMKYMRLTKEQAGQFYAVHKERPFYGELTEYMSSGPIVAAILTKPNAVADYRQLIGATDPTKADEGTIRKVFAKSIAANAVHGSDSNENAQIESNFFFSELERF
- a CDS encoding T9SS type A sorting domain-containing protein, with the translated sequence MSQRITKVLALIALSGLTGLLNAQTMKWKPAGPIYNAGRARNIIVDQSDSKVLYVGSASSGIFKSKNGGIKWYPLNDQAVVRNISYLAQGSDGTIYVGTGEGFLRPGQKAKAQVGTGLYKLNQADSSLTLLVSSSVVGTEINRVACSPSNANYVALATNLGIFVSSNGGGAFTQVSLPQAPSGSGVSGQDVKFNSNGILYCSIGSYAGTTSSLSISKVYKSTDATASTFTNITPTSSLIDANYGRIELAIAPSNQDVIYASCANNYVVPSSATLKGLFVSYDAGSTWGLILQGSSQLDPLSNGGTIASGDYAHVIMVDPNNKDILFFGGYSFYVFFKTGGTNLSPVGNWVNASQSFFANNQSYLHENIHDIKVIPGAPNSKYYFVTDAGVYRSIDLSFANQNSFPSYQPFYKGMVTGQFNSVSIERFPIGKNVGNDTAGVKVTPYSGFIGGTGGNGLNYYSGLDTIVSKELSYLDADVYNSEYSKILPNAAFASRGDGRVYRSTNIKTSPPTALNSNKYTGVLSKISPTSETFTNYIGSTSGTAFRLWEYYGQTISPSSSVALVAPDSVVFYNDTIRYQASMSGVTTGLAELTTKTTFTFSTSRPNQYALIDSIVVRTGTVQLPITGTYANLQTPFLESDSRTIYARAIDKSFSSITTTTVMPCITVGASTVPVNFTLNPSTLIDNISVTFTAPPFATKTITQYPATATGTSIVVPDAATYYRVFATIFYKYQLNDVVSVVDDNISTKTTTYKLPLTKTTNWRYGSFPARTIASTSALSVTSPTYVLMNNSKLLSGDTVKQSSPTFTVKPYSTTSYTIHALGDYTLKAIPIVYKLSTDPLTYTLTAPINTNVTSPDYTLNPGAITQSANPEFTVMPLSPSQTTYTILSGTGSNSMSTTFTIGAPILSINPSANTQSLSSSNSFSLTVNPTVTTTYTLSHASGTVSSLVTTSSLQTSTISIGSSTYIVNPTNDIGIDVTDIKVNVKGLYTYTVLSLSSNTLAGRDTSKVYKTTGVNPNLSIVTTTVVTFGDVPLNPNNPTKKAPMIASARLAMILRHPGVTGGADAIVVSKNPLALNDPLSFVRVSQSGAYSDDASGNPTTNVVSYSDKPTTLEWSKSGTEIYFATVPSTTAAPQIYKLYRVSHITTIMDLTPSSYSGKFYTDIFTYTNSAVGYSTNPNPVSPYRTTLIGSFDKPITSISVSNDGKNLAVTFNGASTGTTGTVMYNKNDASKSNQTNIVWEDKQGSLANAVTYCSMMEKGNDKIVFVGTDNGMFYTSDITSGSWSSVNSSSTDQLPKVQIFDIKQQILNPGDCYNSGQIYVATNGRGVWTTGTYFTAYAVGVEEKQKPIAGKNLSLYPNPTNGNVNIAFSGVEGETAILQVMDISGRVVISEDLGKMTGGDFNHQFETNTLNAGVYIVNIQSNAKVKRVTKLIVTK
- a CDS encoding exonuclease domain-containing protein; the protein is MKIKLHKPLIFLDIEATGLSIGSDRIVEICLLKLNVDNTTETKILRINPEIPIPDVVSKIHGIYDKDISDAITFKQAAPELLRFIGNSDFAGYNSNKYDIPLLAEEFLRAEVDFDLEGRKLVDVQNIFHFMEPRNLKAAYKFYCDKPLENAHSAEADVVATFEVFKAQLEKYEGLEMTDDKGKTYQPVVNDISKLSDFSARAKNVDLAGRIVFNEKGQEVFSFGKHKDKPVVEVFAKEPSYYSWMMNGDFPLYTKKVITKLRLRMKLL
- the murQ gene encoding N-acetylmuramic acid 6-phosphate etherase codes for the protein MKTTEADSFYDNLEKMSVSELLINMNKEDKTVPNAIEKVIPQIELLVNQIVIKLNSGGRLFYMGAGTSGRLGIVDASECPPTYGIDHGIVIGIIAGGDEAIRKAVEFAEDDVHQGWLDLKKNKINSKDVVIGIAASGSTPYVIGALQACNENNIVTACITCNPKSELAKVSKFPIEVIVGPEFVTGSTRMKSGTAQKLVLNMISTSVMIKLGRVKGNKMVDMQLSNDKLVDRGTQMLMKNAGINDYEEAKNLLLKHGSVRKATEAYKK